The Anoplopoma fimbria isolate UVic2021 breed Golden Eagle Sablefish chromosome 20, Afim_UVic_2022, whole genome shotgun sequence genome includes a window with the following:
- the rprd2b gene encoding LOW QUALITY PROTEIN: regulation of nuclear pre-mRNA domain-containing protein 2 (The sequence of the model RefSeq protein was modified relative to this genomic sequence to represent the inferred CDS: inserted 1 base in 1 codon) yields the protein MRISSQRSAHIAGKMAAGSGAASGHGARSSNSGLEASVDRRLQGVSNTMESIQGLSNWCIENKKHHGLIVRHWMKWLKKSDNNHRLNLFYLANDVIQNCKRKNAIVFRSAFAEVLPNAAQFIRDGKVRKSVERIFTIWEERSVYPEEVIAQFKAGINKKEKEREKQKEKEKEKEREREKEKEKEMEKEKEREKEKEKEKQKETPPATANTKAALKSKIVAEFTPHSLIEQLSSYKRAVAEEEFREKQLAALRVDVCSTEALKRLKDKAGGNKFAKDFEDGSLKLQEFVVFMEKELKTGPPLLEALGNADIFYEMQYKEVKIVANAYNAFANRVASLKRKLDSLKSTLPGPEDSPIPSPSEDAPSPTGSDSPYMGLGSSRAQVDPELDGKAMDEGEMPSDNRHMEDMDMSDEEAGAATAGDDNKDKMSTAVAKSDAASKVPTTPTKASKTNATAAATATPVTPTPAAAQSTPTTPMGMNLEKVDLGKISSILSSLTSAMKNTAASPSPRPSPGTPTTPSGQAAASKATSSSPHLANFLSRVDITPEGILNALSKTNTPALSSLLQSVTNATTAPPNRTSPESSAVKTQLTPTTPKSKPPLGNSLKRDTPGRTRDWEKGRQLSPPPPPPPPRLSAPSVSPPSLESKINSFLQGNPGFSLALGDVSPDGVDGTPVRDEAAGTPTQDEIMDTPGSVPESLGSSGGHNLSPTAYRSEPWDAVITPSGSSSNGDFLSSSSSSSSSRYGAGKKGGTKSKDDEVMTGRKQVSSSPSNDMKGKKDGQHGQLRMMGNNRGIGERRQSSGSRKASSGSDDGGLSGKREGKAEQSPGGDGREGQYHRIETLVSPYTEGAPIQTLGYSNRPLAGERIKTVESIRVIGRGSRRGGGAGGRPGGAMWYEEEEYMEAQPPSPHALPSPLNIGNDDMTPSMPPPPPHLLLPPHLHPXPSHPHAHPPPQSPFQMPYHTDNIQNPPPSLLHQHPPPPSHFFGPPPPIPRPPPPPVPQRPSPPPNHHAVPSAVMVGGVLVPVDRPLSLPHSVRPEGVDRSGVGHRGSKMGPPPLMGSLLGEPPKLHRPGTVKEPFVPRHAPPPHRPGTPGVPLPLLGRVKEPLNLPLPPPSPTSSTPSPSTPNSPAVDALPARLPAQSASLQKPPTSPPPQPRNQTSNPVPLLNLPSTRPPMLSVPIPQRPLMRGRNPSQQFNQDRPMGGFRGGKRSGPPYTGGPFHSQKRPFLPPRY from the exons CTGACAACAATCACCGCTTGAATCTCTTTTATCTTGCCAACGATGTGATACAGAACTGCAAGAGAAAGAACGCCATTGTCTTTCGTTCAGCCTTCGCAGAAGTCCTTCCTAATGCTGCCCAGTTTATCAG AGATGGGAAAGTCCGCAAGTCTGTGGAAAGGATTTTTACCATTTGGGAGGAAAGGAGCGTGTATCCTGAAGAGGTCATTGCTCAGTTTAAAGCTGGcataaacaaaaaggaaaaggagcgagagaagcagaaagaaaaggaaaaggagaaggaacgggagagagagaaggagaaggaaaaggaaatggagaaggaaaaggagagagaaaaggagaaagaaaaggaaaaacaaaaggagactCCACCGGCAACTG CCAACACCAAAGCTGCCCTCAAGTCCAAGATTGTAGCAGAGTTCACT CCCCACTCCCTCATCGAGCAGTTGTCAAGTTATAAGCGAGCCGTCGCAGAGGAGGAGTTCAGGGAGAAGCAGCTGGCAGCTCTCAGGGTAGACGTCTGCAGCACGGAGGCTCTCAAGAGACTTAAAG ACAAGGCAGGAGGGAACAAGTTTGCGAAAGACTTTGAGGATGGAAGTCTGAAGCTGCAGGAGTTTGTCGTCTTCATGGAGAAAGAGTTGAAAACAGGGCCTCCTCTGCTGGAAGCTTTGGGAAACGCGGACATTTTCTACGAGATGCAGTACAAGGAGGTTAAAATTGTGGCCAAT gCGTACAACGCCTTTGCCAACCGTGTTGCCAGCCTTAAAAGAAAATTGGATTCCCTCAAGTCGACTCTACCTGGACCCGAGGACTCTCCCATCCCCTCACCCTCTGAGGACGCCCCCTCTCCCACAGGCTCTGACTCCCCCTACATGGGACTAGGTTCTAGCAGAGCCCAGGTGGATCCAGAGCTGGATGGCAAGGCCATGGATGAAGGAGAGATGCCCAGTGACAACAGACACATGGAGGACATGGATATGTCTGATGAAGAGGCTGGCGCTGCCACAGCTGGGG ATGACAATAAGGACAAGATGTCCACCGCTGTTGCCAAGTCAGACGCAGCATCAAAGGTTCCCACCACACCAACGAAAGCTTCAAAGACCAACgccactgctgctgccacgGCAACGCCAGTGACTCCCACCCCTGCGGCAGCTCAAAGCACCCCAACAACCCCAATGGGAATGAATCTGGAGAAGGTGGACCTGGGAAAGATCAGCTCCATTCTCAGCTCACTCACATCTGCCATGAAGAATACAG CAGCTAGCCCGTCACCTCGGCCGTCTCCAGGAACGCCCACCACTCCTTCTGGCCAAGCAGCGGCCTCCAAAGCGACCTCTTCGAGTCCTCACTTGGCCAACTTCCTGTCGCGTGTTGATATCACACCTGAAGGCATACTCAATGCTCTGTCTAAAACCAACACACCAG CTTTGTCCTCTCTCCTGCAAAGTGTGACCAACGCCACCACAGCTCCTCCCAACCGAACCTCCCCAGAATCCTCAGCAGTTAAAACCCAGCTCACCCCGaccaccccaaaatcaaaaccCCCTCTGGGGAACAGCCTCAAACGAGACACACCTGGGAGAACCCGAGACTGGGAGAAAGGGAGACAGctgtcccctcctcctcctccaccccctcctcgCCTCTCAGCTCCTTCTGTTTCTCCCCCCAGCCTGGAATCAAAAATCAACAGCTTCCTGCAGGGCAATCCAGGTTTCAGTCTCGCTCTGGGTGATGTCAGCCCCGATGGGGTGGATGGGACCCCAGTGAGAGACGAAGCTGCTGGCACCCCCACCCAGGACGAGATCATGGACACACCTGGCAGTGTGCCAGAATCTTTAGGGTCATCTGGAGGTCATAACCTCTCACCCACGGCCTACCGCAGTGAACCCTGGGATGCCGTGATCACCCCGTCAGGAAGCAGCAGCAACGGAGACTTcctgagctcctcctcctcctcctcctcctcacggTATGGAGCTGGAAAAAAGGGTGGCACGAAATCAAAGGACGATGAAGTGATGACTGGGAGGAAGCAGGTATCCTCTTCCCCCAGTAACGACATGAAGGGTAAGAAAGATGGACAACACGGCCAGCTAAGAATGATGGGAAACAACAGAGGGATCGGAGAAAGGAGACAGTCTTCGGGCTCTCGTAAGGCCAGCAGCGGCTCAGATGATGGAGGTCTGAgcggaaagagagaggggaaagctGAACAGTCTCCAGGTGGGGATGGGAGGGAGGGCCAGTACCATCGCATCGAGACACTAGTGTCTCCCTATACCGAAGGGGCACCCATCCAAACTCTAGGCTACTCAAACCGCCCACTCGCTGGAGAGCGCATCAAGACGGTAGAGAGCATCCGTGTGATTGGCCGAGGTTCTCGGCGAGGGGGAGGGGCTGGTGGTCGCCCGGGGGGAGCCATGTGGTATGAAGAGGAGGAATACATGGAAGCTCAGCCTCCCTCACCCCatgctctcccctctcctctaaACATTGGCAACGACGACATGACCCCCTCcatgcctcctcctcccccacatctcctcctccccccacatCTCCACC CCCCGTCCCATCCTCACGCACATCCTCCACCTCAATCTCCGTTCCAAATGCCCTACCACACGGATAACATCCAGaatcctcctccatcactcctccaccagcatcctcctcctccatcccatTTCTTCGGCCCTCCTCCACCGATCCCACGACCCCCTCCACCTCCCGTGCCCCAGCGCCCTTCTCCTCCACCCAACCACCATGCTGTGCCCTCCGCTGTCATGGTTGGGGGAGTGTTGGTCCCTGTAGATCGACCCCTTTCTCTTCCCCACTCAGTCAGACCTGAAGGTGTAGATCGTAGCGGAGTAGGGCACCGAGGAAGCAAAATGGGCCCTCCACCCCTCATGGGGTCGTTGCTAGGCGAGCCCCCTAAGCTGCACCGCCCTGGCACAGTTAAAGAGCCTTTTGTCCCCCGCCATGCACCCCCTCCCCACCGCCCAGGTACCCCTGGTGTTCCCCTGCCCTTACTGGGCAGAGTGAAGGAGCCTCTGAATCtacctcttcctcccccctctcccacATCCTCCACACCCTCTCCCTCCACGCCTAATTCCCCTGCTGTCGACGCTCTCCCTGCTCGTCTCCCTGCTCAGTCTGCTTCTCTCCAGAAgccccccactagtccccctcCTCAGCCCCGCAACCAAACCTCTAACCCCGTCCCCCTCCTCAACTTGCCCAGTACTCGACCCCCCATGCTCTCAGTCCCCATCCCACAGAGACCTCTGATGCGAGGCCGAAACCCCTCTCAGCAGTTTAACCAGGATCGCCCCATGGGGGGATTTCGCGGAGGCAAGCGGTCCGGTCCTCCGTACACAGGTGGTCCTTTCCATTCGCAGAAGAGACCCTTCCTCCCCCCACGCTACTGA
- the tars2 gene encoding threonine--tRNA ligase 1, cytoplasmic gives MAVTQLFRLVICRSVARATLRTHRRYSKVCPALSERLRIFESLSVKHVNKRRAEDTETRLSIQLADGRTVKGTAGVTTPLFVAQSVRVKGALVGKVNGELWELGRPLEADCELQLLGFDTDEGRQAAWRTGACVLGGVLEEAYGAEVCREGASELGLFCDHLLHNSALSLSDVEERCKQAAALKLPLSRLELNTEEVRELFKNNKLRLQLLEEQMNGPTVTVYRCGDSIAVCDGPLLPHTGFLKVFKTLQLSPVTLVNQTESSGLMRLLAVAFPGEKDKEEWEREQEEARRRDHRRIGTDQELFFFNDVSPGSCFFLPKGAYIYNTLTDFIKSEYRRRGFNEVVTPTLYSTALWERSGHWEHYSENMFTVTSEGSQTYALKPMNCPAHCLMFEQRVRSWRELPLRWADFGALHRNELSGALGGLTRVRRFCQDDAHIFCTPEQLEEEIVACLDFVRSVYQVFGFSFHCLLSTRPTPCLGEPEQWDNAEQQLERSLQHFGERWELNPGDGAFYGPKIDILIKDAIGRQHQCATIQLDFQLPIRFDLQYVGPDGQSHRPVMIHRAVLGSLERMIAILAENFGGRWPLWLSPAQVMVIPVGGNSESYSKQVVQQFREAGFMADMNDDQGATLNKKIRSAQLDQYNYIFVVGDKESESGTVNVRCRGGKQLGRRSTEEVLTSLTQLRDTRSNLEEF, from the exons ATGGCGGTGACACAGCTGTTTCGGCTGGTCATCTGTCGGTCGGTGGCTCGTGCGACACTTCGCACGCACAGGAGGTACAGCAAG GTGTGCCCAGCTTTATCCGAACGACTCCGAATCTTTGAGTCCCTCAGTGTTAAACATGTTAACAAGAGGAGAGCTGAAGATACGGAAACTCGGCTCAGTATCCAACTGGCTGACGGCCGGACTGTTAAGGGAACAGCCGGTGTCACCACACCTCTCTTTGTTGCTCAGAGTGTCCG TGTGAAAGGAGCGCTGGTCGGTAAGGTGAATGGGGAGTTGTGGGAGCTTGGACGGCCTCTAGAGGCAGACTGCGAACTACAACTTCTGGGGTTTGACACAGATGAAGGAAGACAG GCAGCATGGAGGACAGGAGCCTGCGTCCTGGGTGGAGTGTTGGAGGAGGCATATGGTGCCGAGGTTTGCAGAGAAGGAGCTTCAGAGCTCGGGCTTTTCTGTGACCATCTACTACACAACAG TGCCTTGTCTCTGAGTGATGTGGAGGAGAGATGTAAACAGGCTGCAGCCCTCAAGCTTCCTCTGTCCAGACTGGAGCTGAATACTGAAGAGGTTCGAGAGCTCTTCAAG AACAATAAGCTGAGACTACAGCTCTTGGAGGAGCAGATGAACGGCCCAACCGTCACAGTGTACAG GTGTGGAGACAGCATAGCGGTCTGCGACGGCCCCCTCCTCCCACACACTGGCTTCCTCAAGGTCTTCAAGACTCTCCAG CTGTCGCCCGTGACCCTTGTCAATCAGACAGAGTCCTCAGGTTTGATGCGTCTTTTAGCTGTGGCCTTTCCAGGAGAGAAGGACAAAGAGGAGTgggagagggagcaggaggaggcgaggaggaggGACCACAGACGCATTGGGACA GACCAGGAGCTGTTCTTCTTTAATGACGTGAGTCCAGGCAGCTGCTTCTTCTTGCCAAAAGGAGCATACATCTACAACACCCTCACCGACTTCATTAAG AGTGAATACCGAAGGCGAGGATTCAATGAGGTTGTGACCCCGACTTTGTACAGCACGGCATTATGGGAGCGCTCGGGTCACTGGGAACACTACAGCGAGAACATGTTCACTGTGACGTCAGAGGGCTCTCAGACCTATGCTCTCAAACCCATGAACTGTCCGGCACActg TCTTATGTTTGAGCAGCGTGTCCGCTCGTGGAGAGAGCTTCCTCTGCGATGGGCCGACTTCGGGGCGCTGCATCGCAATGAGCTCTCCGGAGCGCTGGGAGGTCTCACTCGTGTTCGAAGGTTCTGCCAGGACGATGCTCACATCTTTTGCACACCTGAGCAG CTGGAAGAAGAGATCGTGGCATGTTTGGACTTTGTGAGGAGTGTGTATCAAGTGTTTGGGTTTTCCTTCCACTGCCTCCTGTCAACACGTCCTACACCGTGTCTCGGGGAGCCTGAACAGTGGGATAATGCAGAGCAG caGTTGGAGAGGAGTCTGCAGCACTTTGGTGAACGTTGGGAGTTGAATCCAGGAGACGGAGCCTTCTACGGACCAAAG ATCGACATCCTGATCAAAGACGCTATTGGCAGACAACACCAGTGTGCCACGATCCAGTTGGACTTCCAGCTGCCAATCAGATTTGACCTTCAGTATGTCGG TCCGGACGGACAGTCGCACAGGCCAGTGATGATCCACAGAGCAGTGCTGGGATCACTGGAGAGAATGATTGCTATACTGGCTGAAAACTTTGGAGGGAGATG GCCACTGTGGTTGTCCCCAGCGCAAGTCATGGTGATTCCTGTGGGGGGCAACAGTGAGTCATACAGCAAACAG GTGGTCCAGCAGTTCCGTGAAGCTGGCTTCATGGCTGATATGAATGACGATCAGGGAGCAACCTTAAATAAGAAGATTCGCTCTGCTCAGCTCGACCAGTACAACTACATATTTG TGGTGGGGGACAAGGAGAGTGAGAGTGGAACAGTGAATGTGAGGTGCAGAGGGGGTAAACAGCTGGGGAGGAGGTCGACAGAGGAGGTGCTGACATCCCTCACACAGCTACGAGACACCAGGAGCAACCTAGAAGAGTTCTGA